Proteins from a genomic interval of Halorubrum depositum:
- a CDS encoding PrkA family serine protein kinase encodes MTERHTLERLSEEYRTNVPDDLREPRPFDWYLDALYEEPRIARNAHQRVADMFDHYGTRYDEERGVMEYSLAADDPLHDGENVFYGREVHEAIHEFVNKVKSGARGLGPEKRIKLLLGPVGSGKSHFDWLTRRYFEAYTREEAGRMYTFRWVDLCSVIDDQDPGDDAVRSPMNQDPLVLLPRPQRQAVIDEINERLDAPYTLRNDQHPDPASEFYLNELLAHYDDDLERVLDEHVEIVRLVADENRRECIETFEPKDKKNQDETELTGDVNYAKLAVYGESDPRAFDYAGAFCNANRGLFSGEELLKLQREFLYDFLHASQESTIKPKNNPRIDIDQVIVGRTNMPEYREKTGDEKMEAFNDRTKRIDYPYVLEYDSEAKIYEKMLDNADVPNVHVEPHALEMAGLFGVLTRLEEPTDETVSLLDKAKVYNGELEDEEIDRRKLREDASEAADVSEGMDGVSARFIGDEIAEAIMDATHRERGYLSPLSVFDHFEANLGGHGSIAADDLDRYERLLETVREEYRERAIEDVRHALAYDVDELRRQGEKYMDHVMAYIDDDTVDDELTGRETEPDETFMRAVEEQLDVPSDRKDDFRQEVSNWVSRRAREGRGFDPQENDRLRRALERKLWEDKKHNINFSALVSATDLDDEERSAWVDALVDRGYSEDGAAEVLEYAGAAVARSEIEDGGG; translated from the coding sequence ATGACAGAACGACACACGCTCGAACGGCTCAGCGAGGAGTACCGGACGAACGTCCCGGACGACCTCCGGGAGCCCCGCCCGTTCGACTGGTACCTCGACGCGCTGTACGAGGAGCCGCGCATCGCGCGGAACGCCCACCAGCGGGTCGCCGACATGTTCGACCACTACGGCACGCGGTACGACGAGGAACGCGGCGTGATGGAGTACTCGCTCGCCGCGGACGACCCCCTCCACGACGGGGAGAACGTCTTCTACGGCCGCGAGGTCCACGAGGCGATCCACGAGTTCGTCAACAAGGTGAAGTCCGGGGCCCGCGGGCTCGGGCCCGAAAAGCGGATCAAGCTTCTGTTGGGCCCCGTCGGCTCCGGGAAGTCGCACTTCGACTGGCTCACCCGCCGGTACTTCGAGGCGTACACGCGCGAGGAGGCCGGTCGGATGTACACCTTCCGCTGGGTCGACCTCTGCTCGGTGATCGACGACCAGGACCCGGGCGACGACGCGGTGCGCTCGCCGATGAACCAGGACCCGCTCGTGCTCCTCCCGCGCCCGCAACGCCAGGCGGTGATCGACGAGATCAACGAGCGGCTCGACGCCCCCTACACCCTCCGGAACGACCAGCATCCGGACCCGGCCTCGGAGTTCTACCTGAACGAGCTGCTCGCGCACTACGACGACGACTTGGAGCGCGTGCTCGACGAGCACGTCGAGATCGTCCGGCTCGTCGCCGACGAGAACCGCCGGGAGTGCATCGAGACGTTCGAGCCGAAAGACAAGAAGAACCAGGACGAGACGGAGCTCACCGGCGACGTCAACTACGCGAAGCTGGCCGTCTACGGCGAGTCCGACCCGCGCGCGTTCGACTACGCCGGCGCGTTCTGTAACGCGAACCGCGGGCTCTTCTCCGGCGAGGAGCTGCTAAAGCTGCAGCGGGAGTTCCTCTACGACTTCCTGCACGCCTCCCAGGAGTCGACGATCAAGCCGAAGAACAACCCCCGGATCGACATCGATCAGGTGATCGTCGGCCGGACGAACATGCCGGAGTACCGCGAGAAGACGGGCGACGAGAAGATGGAGGCGTTCAACGACCGCACGAAGCGGATCGACTACCCCTACGTGCTGGAGTACGACAGCGAGGCGAAGATCTACGAGAAGATGCTCGACAACGCGGACGTGCCGAACGTCCACGTCGAGCCGCACGCCCTGGAGATGGCCGGGCTCTTCGGCGTGCTCACCCGGTTAGAGGAGCCGACGGACGAGACGGTGAGCCTCCTCGACAAGGCGAAGGTGTACAACGGCGAGCTGGAGGACGAGGAGATCGACCGGCGGAAGCTCCGCGAGGACGCCAGCGAGGCGGCCGACGTGAGCGAGGGGATGGACGGCGTCTCCGCCCGGTTCATCGGCGACGAGATCGCCGAGGCGATCATGGACGCCACCCACCGCGAGCGCGGCTACCTCTCGCCTTTGTCCGTCTTCGACCACTTCGAGGCGAACCTCGGCGGGCACGGCTCCATCGCGGCCGACGACCTCGACCGCTACGAGCGCCTCCTCGAGACCGTCCGCGAGGAGTACCGCGAGCGCGCCATCGAGGACGTCCGACACGCGTTAGCGTACGACGTCGACGAGCTCCGCCGGCAGGGCGAGAAGTACATGGACCACGTGATGGCGTACATCGACGACGACACCGTCGACGACGAGCTCACCGGGCGCGAGACGGAGCCCGACGAGACGTTCATGCGGGCGGTCGAAGAGCAGCTCGACGTCCCCTCCGACCGGAAGGACGACTTCCGGCAGGAGGTGTCGAACTGGGTGTCGCGGCGCGCCCGCGAGGGGCGCGGCTTCGACCCGCAGGAGAACGACCGCCTCCGGCGCGCCTTAGAGCGCAAGCTGTGGGAGGACAAGAAGCACAACATCAACTTCTCCGCGCTGGTCTCCGCGACCGACCTCGACGACGAGGAGCGCAGCGCCTGGGTCGACGCCTTAGTCGACCGGGGCTACTCCGAGGACGGCGCGGCGGAGGTGTTAGAGTACGCGGGCGCCGCCGTCGCCCGCTCGGAGATCGAGGACGGCGGGGGCTGA
- a CDS encoding kinase anchor protein — protein MSERDRSDGEAFVRAADEALRGAYDPPMSLDEYVDRVLANPVAAASGARYVLAAIESEGTREVRERGERLERYRFFDDPFNDGEHAVLGNTAALNAFVDDLRAAAAGRGNDESIVWIDGPTATGKSEFKRCLVNGLREFSKTEAGRRYTVEWNVTGAGGGIGGGGAGAASLSYGDGGDAAAWYRSPVQAHPLSVFPEDVRESIADAVDEDAYPIAADVDLDPFSREAYDHLESAYRDEGRRDLFSAITDRDHLRVTSYVIDVGEGIGVLHAEDDGTPKERLVGSWMGGMLRELDSRGRKNPQAFSYDGVLSQGNGVATVVEDASQHADLLRRLLNVPDERRVKLDKGIGMDLDTQLIVISNPDLDAELDRHADREGADPLKALKRRLTRHEFRYLTNRRLEAELLRREVGGVRGVPTVDGVDETEGEPGGGTDERGEGPARDPDDPERDPADEPGAAALTIDVRDDDGTVTERELAPHAVGAAALYAVVTRLDAEDLPADLGLIEKAELYETGEIRREAADGDDERLTIDDVDVGDGDGRNGIPVTYTRDVVADLLGADADRSHPELPVERVVTPTDVLDAMAEGLSAAPLFSRSEVAEFESRKAPVAERVRERQRADVIDAALAEATVSEETVAEYVEHVYAWDADEPVETERGPEEPDALAMKVFETETLGRFDEDDYYGTDPTREVAEFRRERVIRALTRFAWRNRGDEFSVEDVDLREIPELREVLDANDLADLKRRFPELDPAEWADPPADTETARVKAATVDRLVDRGYSPASAELTSRAVMRDARDEWADLAADGGDGARRRGGRDGNGGDVAWD, from the coding sequence ATGAGCGAGCGCGACCGATCCGACGGCGAGGCGTTCGTCCGGGCGGCCGACGAGGCCCTGCGGGGCGCGTACGACCCGCCGATGAGCCTCGACGAGTACGTCGACCGCGTGTTAGCGAACCCCGTCGCCGCCGCCTCCGGGGCGCGCTACGTCCTCGCGGCGATCGAGTCGGAGGGCACCCGTGAGGTCCGCGAGCGCGGCGAGCGGCTGGAGCGCTACCGCTTCTTCGACGACCCGTTCAACGACGGCGAGCACGCCGTCCTCGGCAACACCGCCGCGCTCAACGCGTTCGTCGACGACCTCCGGGCCGCCGCGGCGGGCCGGGGGAACGACGAGAGCATCGTCTGGATCGACGGCCCCACCGCGACCGGGAAGTCGGAGTTCAAGCGGTGCCTCGTGAACGGGCTCCGCGAGTTCTCGAAGACCGAGGCCGGGCGCCGCTACACCGTCGAGTGGAACGTCACCGGCGCCGGCGGCGGGATCGGCGGAGGCGGGGCGGGCGCCGCGTCGCTCTCGTACGGCGACGGCGGCGACGCCGCCGCGTGGTACCGCAGCCCGGTCCAGGCGCATCCCCTCTCCGTGTTCCCCGAGGACGTCCGGGAGTCGATCGCTGACGCCGTCGACGAGGACGCCTACCCGATCGCGGCCGACGTCGACCTCGACCCGTTCAGCCGCGAGGCGTACGACCACCTGGAGTCGGCGTACCGCGACGAGGGGCGCCGGGACCTGTTCTCGGCGATCACCGACCGCGACCACCTGCGCGTGACGAGCTACGTCATCGACGTCGGCGAGGGGATCGGCGTGCTCCACGCCGAGGACGACGGCACGCCGAAGGAGCGCCTCGTCGGCTCGTGGATGGGCGGGATGCTCCGCGAGCTCGACTCGCGCGGGCGGAAGAACCCGCAGGCGTTCAGCTACGACGGCGTGCTCTCGCAGGGGAACGGCGTCGCCACCGTCGTCGAGGACGCCAGCCAGCACGCCGACCTGCTCCGGCGGCTGCTCAACGTCCCCGACGAGCGCCGCGTGAAGCTCGACAAGGGGATCGGGATGGATCTGGACACCCAGCTGATCGTCATCTCGAACCCCGACCTCGACGCCGAGCTCGACCGCCACGCCGACCGCGAGGGCGCCGACCCGCTGAAGGCGCTGAAGCGTCGGCTCACCCGCCACGAGTTCCGCTACCTGACGAACCGCCGGCTGGAGGCGGAGCTCCTGCGCCGCGAGGTCGGCGGGGTGCGCGGAGTGCCGACCGTCGACGGGGTCGACGAGACGGAGGGCGAGCCGGGGGGCGGGACGGACGAGCGCGGGGAGGGACCCGCGCGCGACCCCGACGACCCCGAACGCGATCCGGCGGACGAGCCCGGCGCCGCGGCCCTGACGATCGACGTCCGCGACGACGACGGGACGGTCACCGAGCGCGAGCTCGCGCCCCACGCGGTCGGGGCGGCGGCGCTGTACGCCGTCGTCACCCGGCTCGACGCGGAGGACCTCCCGGCCGACCTCGGGCTGATCGAGAAGGCGGAGCTGTACGAGACTGGGGAGATTCGACGCGAGGCGGCCGACGGCGACGACGAGCGGCTGACGATCGACGACGTCGACGTCGGCGACGGCGACGGGCGCAACGGGATCCCGGTGACGTACACCCGCGACGTCGTCGCCGACCTGCTGGGGGCGGACGCCGACCGGAGCCATCCCGAGCTGCCGGTCGAGCGCGTCGTCACGCCGACCGACGTGCTCGACGCGATGGCCGAGGGGCTCTCGGCGGCGCCGCTGTTCTCCCGGTCGGAGGTCGCGGAGTTCGAGAGCCGGAAGGCCCCGGTCGCCGAGCGCGTCCGCGAGCGCCAGCGCGCCGACGTGATCGACGCCGCCCTCGCGGAGGCGACCGTCTCGGAGGAGACGGTCGCGGAGTACGTCGAGCACGTGTACGCCTGGGACGCCGACGAGCCGGTGGAGACGGAGCGCGGCCCCGAGGAGCCCGACGCCCTCGCGATGAAGGTGTTCGAGACGGAGACGCTCGGGCGGTTCGACGAGGACGACTACTACGGCACCGACCCGACGCGGGAGGTCGCCGAGTTCCGTCGCGAGCGCGTGATCCGGGCGCTCACCCGGTTCGCGTGGCGGAACCGCGGCGACGAGTTCAGCGTCGAGGACGTTGATCTCCGGGAGATCCCCGAGCTGCGCGAGGTGCTCGACGCGAACGACCTGGCCGACCTGAAGCGGCGCTTCCCCGAGCTCGACCCGGCCGAGTGGGCCGATCCGCCGGCCGACACAGAGACGGCGCGCGTGAAGGCGGCGACGGTCGACCGGCTCGTAGACCGCGGGTACAGCCCCGCGTCGGCCGAGTTGACCAGCCGCGCCGTGATGCGCGACGCCCGCGACGAGTGGGCCGACCTCGCCGCCGACGGCGGGGACGGCGCGAGGCGGCGGGGCGGCCGCGACGGGAACGGGGGTGACGTGGCGTGGGACTGA
- a CDS encoding DUF444 family protein has product MGLTDDRERFREVGEQRREDLAEFISHGDLGRSGPDRVRIPVKIVDLPEFEYDKREAGGVGQAQGGQPQPGQPVDPEPDDGDEEGDPGEEGGEHEYYEMDPEEFARELDEELGLDLEPKGKRVVEEVEGDFTDTARAGPRGTLDVDEFFKRGLKRYLATDFDEAYVREGLFVAGADVDDVFAWARDGGVPVSRAWIADAAATLAEERGEPVTALDRWESFDALDDEVDREPVSHRIRREGLDSVPFRREDERFRHPEVIEKRERNVVVVNVRDASGSMRETKRELVERVFTPMDWYLTGKYDAAEFRYVVHDAEAWEVDRGEFFGIQSGGGTRISSAYELVAEILAEYPFSEWNRYVFAAGDSENSGSDTTDSVIPLMESIDANLHAYVETQPGGAAPNARHADEVENALGDADNVAVARVAEPDDVTDAIYEILSTESSGDGDAAGGGSPDGRGGGRR; this is encoded by the coding sequence GTGGGACTGACCGACGACCGCGAGCGCTTCCGCGAGGTCGGCGAGCAGCGGCGCGAGGACCTCGCGGAGTTCATCAGCCACGGCGACCTCGGGCGCTCGGGCCCCGATCGGGTCAGGATTCCGGTGAAGATCGTCGACCTCCCCGAGTTCGAGTACGACAAGCGAGAGGCCGGCGGCGTCGGACAGGCGCAGGGCGGACAGCCGCAGCCAGGCCAGCCGGTCGACCCCGAACCGGACGACGGCGACGAGGAGGGCGACCCCGGCGAGGAGGGCGGCGAGCACGAGTACTACGAGATGGACCCCGAGGAGTTCGCGCGCGAGCTCGACGAGGAGCTCGGGCTCGACCTCGAGCCGAAGGGGAAACGCGTCGTCGAGGAGGTTGAGGGCGACTTCACCGACACCGCGCGCGCCGGCCCGCGCGGGACCCTCGACGTCGACGAGTTCTTCAAGCGCGGCCTGAAGCGCTACCTCGCGACCGACTTCGACGAGGCGTACGTGCGCGAGGGGCTGTTCGTCGCCGGCGCCGACGTCGACGACGTCTTCGCGTGGGCGCGCGACGGGGGCGTCCCCGTCTCGCGGGCGTGGATCGCCGACGCCGCGGCGACCCTCGCCGAGGAGCGCGGCGAGCCCGTGACGGCGCTCGACCGCTGGGAGAGCTTCGACGCGCTCGACGACGAGGTCGACCGCGAGCCCGTGAGCCACCGGATCCGCCGGGAGGGGCTCGACAGCGTCCCCTTCCGCCGGGAGGACGAGCGGTTCCGCCACCCGGAGGTGATAGAGAAGCGCGAGCGCAACGTCGTCGTCGTCAACGTGCGCGACGCCTCCGGCTCGATGCGCGAGACGAAACGCGAGCTGGTCGAGCGGGTGTTCACCCCGATGGACTGGTACCTGACGGGGAAGTACGACGCCGCGGAGTTCCGGTACGTGGTCCACGACGCGGAGGCGTGGGAGGTCGACCGCGGGGAGTTCTTCGGGATCCAGTCCGGCGGCGGCACCCGGATCTCCAGCGCCTACGAGCTGGTCGCGGAGATCTTAGCGGAGTACCCGTTCAGCGAGTGGAACCGCTACGTGTTCGCGGCCGGCGACTCGGAGAACTCCGGCAGCGACACGACCGACTCGGTGATCCCGCTGATGGAGTCGATCGACGCCAACCTCCACGCGTACGTGGAGACCCAGCCCGGCGGCGCCGCGCCGAACGCGCGCCACGCCGACGAGGTGGAGAACGCGCTCGGCGACGCCGACAACGTCGCGGTCGCGCGCGTCGCGGAGCCCGACGACGTCACCGACGCCATCTACGAGATCCTCAGCACCGAGTCGTCGGGGGACGGCGACGCCGCCGGCGGCGGGAGCCCGGACGGCCGAGGGGGTGGGCGCCGATGA
- a CDS encoding SpoVR family protein — translation MRDERVESKREAASLDEPAAEARELAERLGLEPYPVRYWVVSHDEMNELIAYGGFQRRYPHWRWGMNYERQRKKDRHGLGKAFEIVNNDDPSHAFLQESNSTADQKAVITHVEAHADFFANNGWFGLYADRGEGGPNAAARLERNADRIAAIADRPDVDRDEVERLIDAVSALEDTIDQHNPVDAARSVAEPGVTEDVNDPDDDPLAAVEERIAELDLSEEVRRDVFDDEWLAEHGEGVEPEEPRPDVLAFLRDHGKRYDSESGKAVDREPWETTVIDAIREEAYYFAGQKSTKVMNEGWATYWESVMMGGEGFAGPDEFLTYADHMARVLGSPGLNPYKLGFELWTHVELRAARRDVVDRLLRVEGVTPENFHSRIDLDEVAEALEPHPAIAAAGPAALDELAELAADGDPRVDAEAVDRAISARDEEGSEAGDGEVDPGAGPDVERYPWKLLTREGLAERHYVLSRPEHRGALRDVSRETLTERARYMFEVDRYATVDEALADVDRTAGWDRMLEIRESHNDVTFIDAFLTDEFVREGNYFTYEYSRAAGEHRVASVDADDVRRKLLLQFTNFGKPTVVVLDGNFRNRGELLLGHRFNGVALDEESAKETLKRVFELWGRPVNLATIRVEYSDEAIRRAKRRGTEPKGEEVGVRFQYDGGEVTEHDLDPEVRDRIEADEVDYDTKPDDWLA, via the coding sequence ATGAGGGACGAGCGCGTCGAGTCGAAGCGCGAGGCGGCGTCGCTCGACGAGCCCGCCGCGGAGGCCCGAGAGCTCGCGGAGCGGCTCGGGTTGGAGCCGTACCCGGTCCGGTACTGGGTCGTCAGCCACGACGAGATGAACGAGCTGATCGCCTACGGCGGCTTCCAGCGGCGCTACCCCCACTGGCGCTGGGGGATGAACTACGAGCGCCAGCGCAAGAAGGACCGCCACGGGCTCGGCAAGGCGTTCGAGATCGTCAACAACGACGACCCGAGCCACGCGTTCCTCCAGGAGTCCAACTCGACGGCCGACCAGAAGGCCGTCATCACCCACGTCGAGGCGCACGCCGACTTCTTCGCGAACAACGGCTGGTTCGGGCTGTACGCCGACCGCGGCGAGGGCGGGCCGAACGCCGCGGCGCGGCTGGAGCGCAACGCCGACCGGATCGCCGCGATCGCCGACCGGCCCGACGTCGACCGCGACGAGGTCGAGCGACTCATCGACGCCGTGAGCGCGTTAGAGGACACGATCGACCAGCACAATCCGGTCGACGCCGCCCGGTCGGTCGCGGAACCGGGGGTCACGGAGGACGTGAACGACCCCGACGACGACCCGCTCGCGGCGGTCGAAGAGCGGATCGCGGAGCTCGACCTCTCCGAGGAGGTGCGCCGCGACGTGTTCGACGACGAGTGGCTCGCGGAGCACGGCGAGGGCGTCGAGCCGGAGGAGCCGCGCCCGGACGTGCTCGCGTTCCTTCGCGACCACGGGAAGCGGTACGACTCCGAGAGCGGGAAGGCGGTCGACCGCGAGCCGTGGGAGACGACCGTCATCGACGCGATCCGCGAGGAGGCGTACTACTTCGCGGGACAGAAGTCGACGAAGGTGATGAACGAGGGGTGGGCGACCTACTGGGAGTCCGTCATGATGGGCGGCGAGGGGTTCGCCGGCCCCGACGAGTTCCTCACGTACGCCGACCACATGGCGCGGGTGCTCGGCTCGCCCGGGCTCAACCCCTACAAGCTCGGCTTCGAGCTGTGGACCCACGTGGAGCTGCGGGCCGCGCGCCGCGACGTCGTCGACCGGCTGCTCCGCGTCGAGGGCGTGACGCCGGAGAACTTCCACTCGCGGATCGACCTCGACGAGGTCGCCGAGGCGCTCGAACCCCATCCCGCGATCGCCGCCGCCGGCCCGGCGGCGCTCGACGAGCTGGCCGAGCTCGCCGCCGACGGCGACCCGCGGGTCGACGCCGAGGCGGTCGACCGGGCTATTTCGGCCCGGGACGAGGAGGGATCGGAGGCCGGTGACGGCGAGGTCGATCCCGGCGCCGGCCCGGACGTCGAGCGGTACCCGTGGAAGCTCCTCACCCGCGAGGGGCTCGCGGAGCGTCACTACGTCCTCTCGCGGCCGGAGCATCGAGGGGCGCTGCGCGACGTCTCGCGGGAGACGCTGACGGAGCGCGCCCGGTACATGTTCGAGGTCGACCGGTACGCGACCGTCGACGAGGCGCTCGCCGACGTCGACCGGACGGCCGGGTGGGACCGAATGCTGGAGATTCGCGAGAGCCACAACGACGTGACGTTCATCGACGCGTTCCTCACGGACGAGTTCGTCCGCGAGGGGAACTACTTCACCTACGAGTACAGCCGGGCGGCCGGGGAGCACCGCGTCGCCAGCGTCGACGCCGACGACGTGCGCCGGAAGCTCCTGCTGCAGTTCACGAACTTCGGGAAGCCGACGGTCGTCGTGCTCGACGGCAACTTCCGGAACCGGGGCGAGCTCCTGCTCGGCCACCGGTTCAACGGCGTCGCGCTCGACGAGGAGTCGGCGAAGGAGACGTTAAAACGCGTCTTCGAACTGTGGGGCCGCCCCGTGAACCTCGCGACGATCCGCGTCGAGTACTCCGACGAGGCGATACGCCGGGCGAAGCGCCGGGGCACCGAGCCGAAGGGCGAGGAGGTCGGCGTGCGCTTCCAGTACGACGGGGGTGAGGTGACCGAACACGACCTCGACCCGGAGGTCCGCGATCGGATCGAGGCCGACGAGGTCGATTACGACACCAAGCCGGACGACTGGCTGGCGTGA
- a CDS encoding alpha/beta hydrolase has protein sequence MSGRTPHAGDDPHADEALVTAGTPVDEADAAVVLVHGRGATARSIVGFGEEIAVDGDVALLAPPAAANTWYPNSFLAPVADNEPGRSSGLRAVDRAVETATEAGISTDRVLVAGFSQGACLASEFVARNPTRYGGLAVLSGGLIGESVDVDDYVAHAAAVDVDAADALGGTPAFLGCSDVDPHIPEERVHETTAVLEALGADVDERIYEGMGHGINEEETEAVAALVASLS, from the coding sequence ATGAGCGGGCGCACCCCGCACGCGGGCGACGACCCGCACGCCGACGAGGCGCTGGTGACGGCCGGGACGCCGGTCGACGAGGCCGACGCCGCGGTCGTCCTCGTCCACGGTCGCGGCGCGACCGCGCGCAGCATCGTCGGCTTCGGCGAGGAGATCGCCGTCGACGGCGACGTTGCGCTCCTCGCCCCGCCGGCGGCCGCCAACACCTGGTACCCGAACTCCTTCCTCGCGCCCGTCGCGGACAACGAGCCGGGCCGGAGCTCCGGGCTCCGCGCCGTCGACCGCGCGGTCGAGACAGCGACGGAGGCGGGGATCTCGACCGATCGCGTCCTCGTCGCCGGGTTCTCGCAGGGCGCCTGTCTCGCGAGCGAGTTCGTCGCCCGGAATCCGACTCGGTACGGCGGGCTCGCGGTCCTGAGCGGCGGGCTGATCGGCGAGTCGGTCGACGTCGACGACTACGTCGCCCACGCCGCCGCGGTCGACGTCGACGCCGCTGACGCGCTCGGCGGGACGCCGGCGTTCCTCGGCTGCAGCGACGTCGACCCGCACATCCCGGAGGAGCGCGTCCACGAGACGACCGCGGTGTTGGAGGCGCTCGGCGCCGACGTCGACGAGCGGATCTACGAGGGGATGGGCCACGGGATCAACGAGGAGGAGACGGAGGCCGTCGCCGCGCTGGTGGCGTCGCTGTCGTAG
- a CDS encoding VOC family protein, which translates to MSDESAAPVTTELPDAPFHTSGTDHITVWGSNEADTIAFYRDLLGMPLVLRQPNLDDPSQTHLFFDTGDGRILTFFVSDDRPSARGQRAGTGAVHHLCFSVEPDEYEDIMEALEEAGKGYNVFDRGIFHSIYTQDNNGLVIELSADKYEIPDDRKGEVLATAQRLREEDGADFAQDRHMKGALEELDLPVTKHDLPDADAGVGV; encoded by the coding sequence ATGAGCGACGAAAGCGCGGCTCCGGTCACGACGGAGCTCCCGGACGCACCGTTCCACACCAGCGGCACCGACCACATCACGGTCTGGGGGAGCAACGAGGCCGACACGATCGCCTTCTACCGCGACCTGCTCGGGATGCCCCTCGTCCTCCGCCAGCCGAACCTCGACGACCCGTCGCAGACGCACCTGTTCTTCGACACCGGAGACGGCCGCATCCTGACGTTCTTCGTGAGCGACGACCGCCCCTCGGCCCGCGGCCAGCGCGCCGGCACCGGCGCGGTCCACCACCTCTGTTTCAGCGTCGAGCCCGACGAGTACGAGGACATCATGGAAGCGCTCGAGGAGGCCGGCAAGGGGTACAACGTGTTCGACCGGGGGATCTTCCACTCCATCTACACCCAGGACAACAACGGCCTCGTCATCGAGCTCTCCGCCGACAAGTACGAGATCCCGGACGACCGCAAGGGCGAGGTGCTCGCGACCGCCCAGCGCCTCCGCGAGGAGGACGGCGCCGATTTCGCGCAAGACCGCCACATGAAGGGCGCCTTAGAGGAGCTCGACCTCCCGGTGACAAAGCACGACCTGCCCGACGCGGACGCGGGCGTCGGCGTATGA